The genomic stretch tgttttttaaaggagcAGTTAGAGAAAAGCAGGAAGCAACAATCTGTATTCAAAAGAACCATTCTAGGCCAAAAAAATGTAGTGATCCTAAAATATCCTCTGGAAGTTGCCCATCCAGGTTGATATTGCCAAGACAACTTTCTTCAGCTCCTTGGGCTGCTGCTTCCTCTCAGTCCATAGCTACTCATCTGGCTATTGCTTGGGCGTCACTCCTGTTTCTTGTATCTTGTTTTCCTCCACATCTAAGCTCTTTGTTGAGCTTTTGACCAACCTTCTTCTTTGCTCTTCTCTGTTCACAGTAAGCTAATGCACATGTCATTAGTACCAACTCTATTTGCCTCAAGGCAATCTACTCTTATTTTGCTGGCTTCTGATACCAGTTTTAACTGTTTgcattttaataatcaattttttttttgcactggggaataaatccagggctgctttaccactgagctatattgccagtcttttttattttgagacagagcatCATTATGTTgtacaggctggccttgaacttgtgattctactgcatcagtctcccaaatcactctcaaatattttgttacaataatgaatatcacacacacacattatatatatataaattagacCAATGCAGATTAATAAAGTTATCTAAGACAGTGCTTTGCCTCAAAAGTAGAACATGCTCACTCACATAATTTTTTAACACAGATGTCAACACTTCATAGTTACTTTGTGGCATGACTTTTcatttcactctttctttcttataaaagtAGGAAGTGAAAAGCAAGCTAGATCCAGGATGGCACAGGAAGTGTTTGAGTGAATTATTGCATACCAAGATAAAGATATTATCTTTTAACTCATTCATATTTAACACTTTATAGATATGTAGAGACTACCTACAAGGAATATGAATATATTAACTGTAGAACTCAATCAAATGATGattataaattgttttaacaattatttctttaaaagctttttGAGTCTTTTGATTTGGTACAAATTAACACTTTTAACACTTTTGATCTGAGTTACTTAAGATAGTTTTAAAGGTTTTGTCTTTTCATATCGTGTTAACATTTGTGAATTCATTTAGTCCACTGAAAAGTATTAAATTAAGTCAACTTAACTTAGGCAACTGGGGTTTTtcatctaacactaacatttcaTGCTTTCCTTAAGAGTCATCTTAAGAAAactaaattatttctgttttagtcagcttttttgaaGCTGCaactaaaagtttatttggtggctcatgatttcagaggtctcagtccatgggcACCCGGCTCATTCTTCAGGTATCCAGGTGAGGCAAAAGAGCAttgcagaagaatgtggcagagggagaTGGGTCACAAgatgatcagaaggcagagacaaactccacttgccagattatatatatatatatatatatatatatatatatatatatatatatatatatatatatttatacacacacacacatacccgaAAGGCACGCCCgccatgacccacctcctccagctactcCCTTCCTAcattcagttaccactcagttaatccctctcaggggattcattcactgattgggttcaCCCACATGGAACTGCCCACCAAAGCTGCAACCAAAAGTGGAGATGTACATAGAAGATGTGACAGCACCAACAGCACCCAAATCAGCCCAGCCCTCATACCACACAGATCCAATTATGGCCACTGTAAATCCACCATATGGAAAGCTTGAGGGAGAGGCCAGTTGTAATTTCTAAAAAACACAGTACAGGAGGTTCAGACATTCAGTGGAACTTGCTGGTCCCATTGCTGTTTGTGCTCATGATCAcaattttttgtttctctcttccacatcctttctagaactttctaaTTCTTGGCCATTACTTCAGCTGTAATCTAAGCTGTTTTCTTGGAACAGATGTCCACACCTTCACTACTGAGGCCTCAGAGACATTATTACAGAGAAACATTGAGTTACTTCTCTGAATTCTCTACCCATTATGTAGAGGGCTAGTAATCCTGCCCTTCACTGTCACAGGGATGACCACTATTATAATGCCTTTCCTTGCTGCTGTGACACCACTGTGGAAATCCCAAAGTGACAAAGGGGCAGCTACTTTCAGATTTTGTGGAACCTTTCCTGTATTGCCATGTGCCCCCGTCTACCTACTCTTCAGGATTAAAGATGTCTATACAGCAGATCCTAAAGGTGCCTAGACCTAAAGCATAAATTCTGCAAATGAGTTCATGGAAATTATGTTGAAAGAGGCTGGTAATTGCTTGGCTTATGGACCTGTTTCCCACTTTTTGGAAACAGAACCTATGGATTTAATGTCAGTTTCTGTAAGCTTACAAAAAGGGtgagatagtaaatatttttggttttacaAATGATCGTGGTCTTTCTTTCAATGACTTTGCTGTCGAAGAGCAAAAACAGCCATAACCAATACAAAAATATAACTCCATGAGGACCTATATCTTAATGCAGTGGTCCCCAAAGACATCAGGGATAATGACTCAGTTATTGCATGTCATCATTTTGCCACCAATTTGCTGACTTGTATGGTCTCCTGGAAGGGCAGGACCATACTAAAATATTAATTGCCCTCAGTCAATCAACCTTGGTGCTAGCCCAGGCTCTTGTAGGATCCATTGAcagcctccacctctgcccccttGACAGCTCTTTTCTAAAGCCTATTGGAATCAGAAAAGACATCTCAAAAATCAGTATTACTACTTGTCAAAAGGATATAAGTGCaaggaattttaataaatttcaaatcTTAGGTGCATGAAGATGACTTCAAAAACAGAGAAAGTGTTATATTTATTACCTCTTTAACACCTTTCTACATTACCcacattttcttcccttcttccctccctcctcaacACACTGAGGAACATTTAATAGCAGCAGTCTTCTTTAAGTCTTGATTGGCATCCAAAGAAGAGTAACTGGGGAATAAATATCAACTGACATTTCATTTACTCCTGCATGATAGATCAGTTCCCGTCCTTTATAGATTACTTCTGACATGCAaggaaataagaacaaattacACAAGCATACATATGTGTTCTTACAGAAATTTCTATcaactaacattttattttttaacctaagaaaaataatatcacaCTTTTTAAATGTTCCTCAATTTAGAAGTTTGATAagatggtaatttttattttgtgtttattgactcaataaaaagtatataaaaaggaaattataatggaaagaataaataaaatatggtacaaTTAAATGTCTAATAAATCCCAAAGAAGATATTGTTAATTTGAGCTATTTTTTAACCTGGCAGATATATGTTgtgtataaatatgcatatatatttctctctgtGTGATGATTATATGTAGGTAACTGTAAGCACAGATACAGAAAAATTTTaccaaaagtagaaaaaattatttgacatTGACATTTCCATAAAACTTGGTAAAACAGATATTATTTGATGCATTAATCAAATGTCATAAAAAGCAGTATTCTTTAAAGTGTAAAGATAAACATCTAAAGTCAGCTCCTTAGACTGACATTGCAGCAACATGGAAAAGCACCCAATGATGGGTCAGTTATATTCCTAGAGAACCAAAGTAACAGGCATCTACATTGGTGAGTCCCTAGATCTTTTCATTCCTGTATTTCCTTCTGCAAGAGGGATCTAGACACAATGTGATACCCAAAATTTGATCCTAGAACAATAAATGaacattagttaaaaaaaaacgggggggggggggggatttgtAACAATTGTGCAATTTGAACACAAAGATGTCCCAATGTTAATTTCTGATCTTTGACTGGTGGAGcttgaaatataaaaagttaaaattaaatgaatcttGGCTAAGAGCACATAGCAGATTTCCACACTCTCTTTGCACCTTTTCTGTAAATATAAgctatttaaacatttaaaagctttttaaaaatggaagagggAATTAAGCATGTAACTTTccacaaaaaaatacaaacctGAGCTGCAGTGATGTTCTGATAATAGCAACAGAGAGGAATATACTTAAATCATTTCAAAAGCAACCCatagagagaggaggaggaatcaGAGATTAGGAAGGTGCATGCAGGACTCTCCTGTCAGGTCACATTCTACTTCTTGGCCTGGACTGGTGGCTGCACATGTGTCATCATTTTATGGTAACTCactgaattgtatttttttgttgttgttacactGCCCTTCAACAAAAGAGAAGTTCTTAAACACAGTCATAGTACTGGTAAATAGTTCTCTATTACAGGTAAAGAATGAAATgagtatacataaataaattaaatctgCAAGCATTGAATGGGATCTTGTGTAGGCAAAGATACCCAAGTTATTAAACCACAAGCATAACATTTTCAGAGCTGAGAGAGCATTAGAAATGGCCAAATTCAGCCCTGACAAGTTCTCCATGGAGGCGGCTCTCCAGGTGCTCCTTCAGTGGGAAAGGCAGGACCTGACATCTGTGTCTTAGCAAAGCCCTCAGAGATTCTGATGTAGCCAGATTATATACCACTGAGACATGCAAGGAGGCAAAGTGAAATTTCAGAGGCAGAATGTCCCAGAAATGGCACAAGAGTCATAACCCCTGACCCTGGCCCTCAACTCCACCTGCAGCCCAAGACCCCAGCTAAGACTCCTGAACTCTTACAATTCCATTAGCAAATATCTGTAAGTTCCACCAATctaaattatcttatttaagacatgttttttttttatcatcacgGATCTGTTTCACCCTAGAAATATCATTATGTTTTCAAAGTAATTAAGTTTCATACTTTTAATACAACAGTTACacaagttatttatttaatgggATCATATTTAATGGTAGAGTCACAGAATATCAAAACTGGAGGGCTACTAGCCAGCCTACTCATTTTGTACATGAGGAACCTAATGCCAGAGATAAGAGAAAGTTGTCATGAGTTTCTAGAGATCAATTCTCCTTTTTTCAGGTCAATAAATTAGCCTGGATTTCTTCCCAACACTTATTGTCTGAGGGAGATAAAGTAATATGCACTAAGAAATACCATCAGATTTTGGCTTTGGTTTTTGGATATATAAttcagtttgttgttgttttgtgatcTTTTCTATTGAAGATGATTGTTGCTGATCAGCAGTGTGATGGAACTGAAtagaagacaataaaaaaatcattaactaCTGACAGCCAATCCAGgtactttttaaatgtgaaattaattCATAGTAAATGgaagtaaaatttaagaatttcttttaaggTATAACATTCTTAGGTAGGCAATTATGAGAAAGATAATCATCAGAATGGACAGAGCTACATGATTCATCCACAAGCCCCAAGGTGAGATATCCATGTCCTGCATTAACAAGAATTCTTCACCAGAACAtctgaaatgaaacagaaaatataactttattccTGGCATCTGTGAAATTTTGgtcaatttatttgcttttctttaaagaaacCTATGGATTAATAATATCTTCAAAATTATCCCTTCACATACAATAGCTATCAGTCATTGTTACTTGATGCTATGCTAAATAACTTGCATATAATTTCTTACTTATCCCTAAAATGTTCCAAAGGGGTATAGATATCATATTCATttaagaggaggggaagaaggctTAATTAACTTAGCCAAGTTTACAATCATATTATAAACCAAATTTCTAGTGTAAGTAGAAACCAGATTCATTTGTTTCCAAGTATATAATGCTACCCTCTTCAAAAACCAGAAATAGGCCAGGTGCGATGGcacaaatctgtaatcccagcagctccgaagctgagtcaggaggatggggagttcaaagccagcctcagcaacttagtaaggccctaagcaactaagtgattccctgtctctaaataaagtataaaagggctgggcctgtggttcagtggttagttgcctctgggttcaatccatggtgccaaaaaaaaaaaaaaaaaaaaaaaaagcacaaataattATCAACTGATCTTTCACTGACTGCTGATGGGGACAACTTGCTCACCCATGAGATAGCCATCCtgaaaaaaaatggctaaaaattCTAAAACCAGAAGGGAGCAAGGGCTTGTGGGCAGAGTCAAGTCTGTCAGTTGTCAGTCTAACACTGTGATGACCATCACAGATACTCAGCTACAGGATGTTACCTGCAGGCACAGAAAAAAGACTCAGACCTTAAGAACCAGCTGAAGCAGGGCAGGATGGAGCATTCCTGCCACATAGAAAAGTACCTGATACTAAAACACATGATGCAGCCACAGTTGTTGCCTGCTGCCATTTTTGTGCATGCTGGCATTTAGCAGTTCCTAAAATAGCCATGCCCTCATTCTGCCTAGAGGAGAGATTCCTCCTTCCTCTTGTGAGGATAGCTCTTTGTGAATAGTTAGGCTGTCGTGGCTTCTGCTTATCTGTTCCCCTGTTTCCAACCACTGCATCCTGCCTAGAAGCCTGATGGTGACTCTGTGTTACAAAGACACCACAGCCAGATCAAACCAAGGTCAAGGGGGCCCAGTAGAGAAAACTCTATTCATAGAGGTTTTACCTGTCAGTAATTCAAAATAGGAACTTGTCTGATTATTACAAATTATTCTATGTTATTTGAACATTCAAAAGGGATTCAGGACATCagcattctcttttctctcattaATAGGCACCTGGCCTATTAGCAGCaataatagaaaagtaaaatattaaaatataaaacaaggtcttttaattttttaaacctctgcatttcttttttaaggacatgatgcagaaataatatttacttcTCAATTGGCTGAAATATGTGTTTCTTTCATTGAAAAACATAGCCACTGTGAGAGAATATTCCATTtcagaacacatacacacacaaatatatatacacacacacaggcacacactcacacatgcactaCATGGCCTTGGATTTTATGTGTCTTCCAATGGCCTGAGCAAAATGAAGGGCCAAAATCTTGGGGGACCATGTTCACTTCATGTATACTATGGCTGCCCTGAAACTTCTTACTAACATGAGCTCAGCTGACATGTAGCACAGAACCCATACACTGAGAGATTAAAACCTTTGCTAAACTGTCAGAACAACCCATTTTCAACTTAAATGGCCTGAAAATTGAGAACTCAAAATTACCCAAAACTCAACTGtaaattaaaaagtcaacatGATCTTTTGAAAGGGCCCAAACATTTCTCCACAATAAGTACAATTTTCACTGTACTTATAGCATGTTCATATTGATTAGTGCACAATGACTCAATTTATGAGGGAGAAAATATAGGCTCAGAATGTTTGTTGACCTTGAAAGTTTTCATACCAGCTATAAGCCCAGGGAACTTGCTGTATCTCATTACAGTATTATGTAAACCCCTGATGACACTGGACACAAACTCACATTACATAGTCAGGACACTTATTGCTGGTTGTTGTATTGAGTTCTGGACAGAAGTTTCCTCCCCAAAACTCATTATGCTGCAAAGCCTATGTGACACAAAGAATAAGACatgatgattttaaatttcaaaaactttCCAAAGAATTATCACAATGAAATCCTCAAACTTAATCTTTactagtcttttttatttctgctttttagttatatatgacagtagaatgtattttgatatattataaatacatggagtataacttattctaattagcatcctattcttgtggttatacatgatgcagagttacactggtcatgtactcaaatacaaggctagggaagttatgtccaattaattctattgtccttcctatcccctctccctctcttctcttagcttccctttgtctaatccaatggactactattcttcccctcctcactctcctttgtgggttagcatccacatatcagacagaacattcagcttttggtttggggggattggcttattgaGCTAAACatgatatttaaaagacaaaCCAAGCTTCATATTCACAATCTGTCATGGCAAAGTGATTAAAGTTATGAATCAAGAGGTCCAGAGTTGGGATGATGTTTTCAATTAACCAAGAAGAAAGACCTCTTGTTAGATGACCCCATAGCCCTTTCCATCTTCTCTCCCTGTGACCTCTACAGCTTTATAAGTAAAATGATTCATTGTTGGTCATTGAAAACTGAAGACTTATTTTAATGACACTTCTTCTTTTCAATAAAAACACTTACAATGAATGATAGGTGGTAGAATCTTGGTTACACTGTATTAAGACACTGTTTTCTTTGGAGTTGGTTAGCTTGCTAGAGCCAATAGGGCTGAGTGTTACATAACCTTTGTTCCTCTTATAATTTCCCTTTCAACATGATCTACTATTCTGGTCTCCCATCTTCTCATTTCCTTATTGAATGCAAACAATGTTTCACATCATTATTTCTGCTTTACTATGAGATTTATTCTCCCCACCCTTCCTCACCCTCAAAAAACAGGATGATAGAAGGAAACTACAGATGATGCCCTGACCTTGTGCTAATGAAGGCTATTAGGAAATCCTCATTCACTGCTCCTGAAAGGACATTCCTGGGTGGGAGGTGTCCACAGGTCATAGCAGGGAAGGCTGGGTTTTATTTTCACTGTTCCCATCTTGGAGAAACACTCACAGGTGTAGATAAGGACAGCTTACCATAAAGCCATAATATGGAATGCTGAAGTACTGAAGCCAGGGGAACTGAGATCTTCTGGTTCCAAAATACAAAGACACACCTGAAAGAATCTACAGAGAAAAAAGTATGAATTAGAAGAGTCCAGAGATTTCAGGAAAAATTGTTCAGAAGATGCCTTTTGAGATCTCTAGAAACTTCTCCACATTACTGCTGGGAAGAACTCTTGAAATCCTTTGCACTTATTCTAAACATTAACCTTCCTTTACATGTGTAAACCTCTGCCTGGCAAAGGATGTTCATGGttttaagttaataaaaatatactaacaTCTATATTATATAGTCCATTTATTTGAAAGATCCTTATTGTCAATACTTTGTACTTAACTTCCTCTGTACCAGTACACAATGGAAGATTAAGAAGTATACTTTTCTCTTGGGAGATCAACTCCAGGACACATGCATACAGATACCCAAATCTGCAGATACTCAAGGCCCTTTATTTCACAATAGCATAGTATTTGTGTGTAATTCCAAGTAAATCcttcatatttaaatgtatatatattctttgattttaaattagctccatatttcttataataCCTAGTAGCATAGAAAtgctatgtatgtattttataccATAGATAACTTATACATACTAAAtagtttagagaataatgaataaaaaaagaaaaattatgcagACACAGTACTTGTTTTGTAAGTTTTGTTTGTAGTCAATTGCATCTTATAATCCATAAAGTATGTATTTGAAGGGCTGACTGTACTCTATATTCTAATTATATCTCTACCATGTGTTACCTctaaaaatcttagaaatctAGAAACATATACAGAACATTCCTGAGCAACACATATCCCTCTCTACTTCCATATATCAATAAGTGTTGTTATTTACAAAGTTTGCATGTTGTATCCATGATGTTAATAATAATTTGGGCTTCAGAATTGCAGGTTTCAGGTTACCCAAAGCCTAGAACTGATAAACAGCAGAATGCAGTGTAGTACAGCAAAATACATAGTGAATCTTTTCATTTAAGGCTATAAAAAAGCAGCAGTGTAATGCTGACTCAGGAAGGAATGCTGGAGATGAACTAGAGGGACTGCTAAGGAATCCACATTATACTTGTCCTAACTTGTACAGGGTATGTTGGGATATGCATAGCAATGATAGTGTTGGTGTACCTGCGTATATCAGAATTGACCTAACAAGTGCCTGATACATAACATGGCAATCCTGAGTGAAATGCAATTTCATgactagcttttaaaattctacatggaaacctttaaataaaaaaaatcaatcaagtatcaaataaaacaaaacattttattttattgaagtacattTTTGTTACAGTAGATGATATAAAAACAAGACATCACTTTTTTAAtgatattcatattcatattcatctCCAAATTCAGAAACAGAAGAACTCAACTTTGGCAATAGTATGTGCTAAGCTATGCTGGAATGGTTAAACccaaatgaaccccaatattattgGATAACTATAACTCAATAATAAACAATTCTTAATAAGAATATGTGCTCCATAAATGTCATTGAAAGACATCTTTTCCTTCTGTAGGTTGAGCATGTCTGCATCACTGACATAGTAGTGGAGGGAATGTGATAATTTGTTCTGTTTATCTGTTGATTCATCTAAGTGAGGGCAAGATTTAGGAGCATGATAGATTAagcaactttttttaaaagcataaaacagaaatatattaatGTAAGAGATTCTCAGTAACCCACACAACAGGTGACCTAATACTATGGACTTTAGAAttttccaataaattttaaaacgtTTTCAAAATGCAAGAGGCATCTGGCTAGACCCCCCTAATACACTTCTCAGGGAGCTTGACTTTCACCTTGGAGAGTAGTGAATCCAACCAAACCACCTCTGCTGCTTACACAGCTGGCAGTTCTCTAACACCAGCATGAAAGGCAGGCAGAGAGCTATGTTTTTTTGTGAGGGAATCAGCCAATTTTTCTGGGTTTTGAAGTCCCAACCTATGAAGGTTTTATATGTCACCAAGAAGTCCCTTTTAAAAGCTCATTAGTAAGTACATGGGGCCAAAGTTAAGTAACTACATTAGAAACTGGCAAAAAAGACTGgataagaggaagaagaaaagttgcACATTCTCTAATGTaaactgtattttaatatataacctCCTTGAAGCATCAGAGACCCATCCCACAATCCTCAAAGCTGGTTTTACATGACAGAAGGTGAAGGGACAAACAAGGGGAAAAATTCTGTCCCAGAGAAGCACAGTTCACACTCACCAGCATAAATGTAAAATAGGTGTCCACAACATTTCCTTGTATAGAGACTTTGCTATAACCTGCTGCTAGAGCCAGGGTCATGGAAATGGATGAAAAACCAAAGATAAGGAGGGTAAAGGTCATGACAAAGAAAGTCTCCGTCCATGGCTTTGATCCTTAAAGAAAAGAATGGATGAGTCCAGCTGGTGTAGCTCCctgtgtatttataaatatttattgtgcaaATATCAGGATAATATTAAGCAAACAgtaagagaacaaaaataatcatCCTCTGTCCTAACACCCTGGGTCACCAATTTCATTATTTCCCTCCATATAACTGAGAGGGGGTATCACTAAGTACTCATAGACAAATTGCCACATGACTCTGTGATTGTGAATAGGGCTGCTAAGTTCTTAAAGTAGTTTATAATTATCATGAGCTAATGCTTTGTGTCATATGATCTGAAGATTTGGGAACAACTGAAAAAACACTGATAGGAGTTCAGGGCTCCAGATTCCATGAATAATTCTtatcacatacatatatttctaaaatggaaAGTTTAAGCTCTATCAATGATTCAAACTCTATAGTGGGTTGTTAAAGAAACTTTTgttgtgtgtgaatgtatgtgtttgtgtatgt from Marmota flaviventris isolate mMarFla1 chromosome 7, mMarFla1.hap1, whole genome shotgun sequence encodes the following:
- the LOC139706507 gene encoding broad substrate specificity ATP-binding cassette transporter ABCG2-like, whose product is MTFTLLIFGFSSISMTLALAAGYSKVSIQGNVVDTYFTFMLILSGVSLYFGTRRSQFPWLQYFSIPYYGFMALQHNEFWGGNFCPELNTTTSNKCPDYVICSGEEFLLMQDMDISPWGLWMNHVALSILMIIFLIIAYLRMLYLKRNS